The Orcinus orca chromosome 1, mOrcOrc1.1, whole genome shotgun sequence DNA window cctcctgggagAGCGATGGTCTAAGCCCAGGGCTGGTGGGCTTGGGGCCTTCCCCTCCTCACTCCTGCAGGAAGGGGGCACTTAGGACCCCTCTTAAGCAGGCTTCTGTTTCTTACCACTAAATTGGCTTCCTTTTTCATCCAAAAGTTGGAATTCCCCAAATACCCTGTAGAGGCCAAATCTGAATTCTGAGATTTTGAAATATCTTAAACCACGAGAGAAAATCTAGTTCTGTCCCACCTCTGATCAGCAGgccctctgtcccttcctctcctctgagTCAGACAGCTCTAGCAAGCAAGGTTACTTAGCTAGTTCCTAATGCACTGATGGGAGCCATCCCATTAAGGACGACCTCTACTCCAAACATGACCCTCTGGACTTCAGATGCCTCATTTAGCAGGAAAAGGCACTGATTAGATATATTTATGTGACTGCGGGCATTTGTGGCTGTAGAGTCCTTGACCATAATGTTATATGTAATGGGAACTATCTTataaacttgaaaaaataaagtttttattttctatatggtTTGCTCCTGTGTCTTTTCTGAGTAGGATCAGCCCAGTTGCCCAGCTGAGTAGGCTTCTAAGTAGGGCTTCATAAAAAATCAGAAGAGCTCATTAGAAAGATGCCACCCTTTCAGTAACTGAGTCATTAATTTcaccaaaagaaacaaacaaataaaactaacCACTTggtataaataaatgagaaaataaactaaatattttaaaataatttgcaagggaaagtttatttcttaattgtttctaaAATACATCACTTTTCAAAGTTTAGGACTGGAACGCCAAGAGATTTCATTTGCTGTCAAATGTGCTgaaatttaattatgaaaaaaatcaatacctTGCTGTGCTGAGCTTAAAATGCAAAAGCAATAAAACTGACAAATTGATACCAAACTGTTTGATTTGGCTTGTTTTCATGTTACATCaactacttttttctcttttcatttctttagattTGAGTCTGACTGTTCATTGGTCTGGAAAACAGTCAGGAatccttttgcctttttttccaatGGAGATTAGAATTGGGTTCTAGCTTCCAAGTACCATACATGTCAGACTATAAGGTgtatttttccccaaattaattcCCCCCAGAAAAGAGGGGGTTGTCTTGTATTCTGAGGCATTAAATCTTTTCATCAGAAGATGCACATTTTGAGCCACAATATAGTTGAAGCAAACTTGTTCATCGGTCAGAAGTACAGGGATCAGAGTGTTATTAGTTTTTAAGCCCAAAGAGTAGACATCTCCATCTCCCCCTCCAATAGGTATAACGTCTGCACGTTTCTCAAGAACCTTTCCGGTGGCAGGTTAAAATGAGCAAATCAAGagcttttttattcttcaaaaacaAGTTTcttgacataaaaaaaaaaaacaatggaaatcTTCAAAGGAAATTTCTAATTACAAGTAACATCACTGtcatcttttttaaattcttgattctgtaaactttatttacaaatgaaacGACCACTAAATTCCACagctttttaaattacatacCTGTTACCCTTCTTTGACAATTTCATCTAGAGAATACAGATGAGAGCTtagccaaaaaattaaacatctcTTTGGATTTTCTCAGGGGAAATAGCCTGAGACACTACACTGCATCATCTGTTTGGGCATGTATGGCATCTCCCCAGAGCCTAGTCTTCTCCACATATGACAGGAAGAAGTAGAGAAAAGTCAATGtagcaagttttgttttgttttgttttaattgaagtatagttgagagCAAGTATTTGTTTTAGTGAACCCCTTAGAAGCTATGTTTGAGGCTAGGTTGGACACTAAGCCCAGGGATTTATAAAGGCCAAGCCTGCTCTCTGAGGTCTCAACCCTTGATATTCCCTATGAGTTGAGAAAGATAATGAtttcacttttgtgtgtgtgcaaatgTGTGTTtatagtcaattaaaaaaatgatcctTTTTCTGAGGTTATATGTCCTTTCATAAGACAAGATAATAGATGGTGGTAGTTTTTATGCCCTTTTTCATTAAAGTTAACTTGGCAACCATGTTGGCCATTATATTGGTTCATGAAATTCAGAAGTCTGAAAATCATTGGACTAAGTGATCCTGGAGATCCTTTCTACCTCTACCATTCTGTGTATGTAAAAAGCACCAGCATCATCTTCCCAGAGTTCCTCCCTGCTCCCAACCTTCATCTCTGTGTCAGCCTTGGCTCCAGGCCAGTATAACTGCTACAAGCCCCTCCTTCATCCAGTCACTGCTGACTTGGTGTCTGGAATAAAGCACATCTGCGTGGCTGTCATCCTCACCTCCTTTAGGACGTATATCAGTttctcagggaggccttcccGGCCATTCTATATAAAATTGTAACTCCCACCTACAACACACACGCACTCTCcctaccttatttttcttttagcacttaaCACTATCTGATACATTCTTTCACTTATTCTGTTTACTGTGTCTCcactagatgaatgaatgaataacagaCTCTCCTGGATCCCGTCCCAGTGGTGATGATTTCCTTCTGTCTCCAGTGCCCTTTCCCTGCTCCTTCTTTCTCCAAACCACAGACTTCCCCAACACCACTGCCCACATCCACATCCCCTGTCATCACTGCATCGCTCCCAGTGACCTCCCAGCAAAAAGACCTTTCTTCACCTGCGCTCGCGTATTCACTTCCTGATACCAAAGGTGTACCTACTCCCGCCAGGCCCAGCAGCAGAGCCGGCTAAGAGCACATGCTAGAGTCAGCCCAGATCTGGGTTCTGATGCCCACCTGAGCGGTCAACACCACACTGGCTCACCAGCTCCTGACGCTTAGAAAACAAGGTTAAGAAGTCTTGCCTAAGCCAGCCCTCTTCTCTGGTCCCAGGGCCTTTACCGACTTTGAGAGGAGGACTTTGCGTCCCTGACCCCTTttttccaggcagctttgaactTGGTGGCGGATTTAATGACACAACTAGGCTAGGGGATTTCATGAGGTTTTAATAATAATCTAATAATACTGTTCAACAAAGACAACACACGTGTCTCTCGCTTACAGAGACGCAGATACACACACCTCTTCCACCCACACAGACTGAGGTAGAAAGTACACTGCCTGAAGCACAAAAACATACTCAGCGGGCCGAGCCACGGCCCAGACCACAGGTTCACAAGGCACTTGGTTGAAAGGTCGCCCCTTGAGAGCAGAGGCAGAGGCCGGGCCAGCTGCACTAAGGCCTTGGAGGGGCTGACAGGGCTGACAGGCAGTCGGGCATCCCTGGCTTCCAGCCTGAGAGCCTGTTCTGGAGTATCTGGAGAGGGTAAGGGGTGAAGCTGGAATGGCAGCTGATCTGCCAAGGCTAGAATGATGCTTCTGGCACGTAAAAGGCCCTCGGTaaacatttgctaaatgaattgaatgactggggtggggcaggggaggaagaaTTCCAGAGAACACATCCTGGAGGTCCTGGGGCCTTCCAGCCCAGGACAGGGGAACCAAGGGTGGGACAACAGCTCCACCAATTATTTTAGAGGTAGCCAGGGAGGTAAAAATACCAACACTGGGATGCTTTGGGGTTATACTTgtttggggggaagggaagaggcggtctcttctttcctcccaaaGTGTTTCATACACAATTGGGGCCCTGGACCCTCCAGGGCCCAGCCCTTCTCATCTTGTTCtcctccttgagggcaggcctCTGTCTTACTCAACTCTGGTCTCCAGCGCCTGGCACAGATCAGGCATCGAGCGCTCGTTGAGTGAATcaaggcccacagcagcataagcAGCTTATCTTCTACATTCTACCAACTGATTCCATCTGGCCTTCAGTCCCCTTGGCTGGGTCTGACCCTGCCTCAAAGGACACCATTCACCTCTCCCTTCCATGGCAAAGCAGCCTCATCCCTACCTTTGGGGAAAAAGTTCTTAGCCAAATGGGCCATGCGCCTGTTCTGAGGCAGCTGACGCCCCTCGAGGGAGTGCAGACCCCGGGTCCCGTCCACCTGGTCAGGCTCCCAGCGGCAGCTGGGGTGCAGCCAGCGGTAGTAGACCAGCCGCAGAGCCAGCCCCAGGAGGAAGCAGGCGCCGGCCGCAGGCAGCAGCCTCTGCAGCAGGCAACCGCTGGGCAGCCAGGTGCTCTGAGTCACCCAGGCGACCACCAGCAGAAGGCTATCATTCAGGAGGAACGCCAGGTGGATGGTAGCACGGCCTCGGGTTCGGCCCTCAGCCACGTTGAACCAGGAGAAATAAAGGATGGTGGCCACCGTCGCCCGGTACAGCCACTCGGAGCAGGGATCTGGCATAAAGTCCGTGCCCTGAAGCCACACCCAGAACAGCAACACCAGCCACAGGCCCAAGAAGTGCAGGGCCACACAGCGGGGGAAGAGGGCCGAGAACAGGGCCACGACCAGGACTCGGGGCCACAGCAGCAGCAGGTTCCACAGGAAGTAGATCACGGAGGCACCCAGCCCCAGGAGGGGCTTGGAGGGGAGGCAGGTGCGCAGGGCCCGGTGGTAGTCAAGCAGTGCCCACGAGATACCCACAAAGGACGTGCAGATGCTGACCCCTAcgaagaggaagaggagacaggTGAGCCCTGCGGGCAGCCTGCAGGCACTCCCCAGAGGCCACGGGTACTGCGAAGGCCTCGTAGCTACGCTGACGTGGGTATTACGGACCCCAATTTGTTGAAAACTACAGCTGGAGACCAGCAAGTTCACACAACCCCAAACAGAGCTAGGATCCATATGGAGTCTGCCCTTCACCGCAAACCTTTCCTTTTCAGGTGCTACCATGGTTATATTTTTCACGGATGAGAAGGTGTGTGACTTATACACTCTCATCGGCACCCCTGTCACCCAGCATCTGGCACCCCTGGGCCTTGGCCACACCCTGAGCATCTTCTAGGGCCCTGTACCCCTTCCTTTCCCGGAAGAGCCCACGCCTTTCTTGGATCTGAAAATCAGCAGTCCAGTTCCCCCTTCTTAGTCTCAGAAAGTGAAGCAGGAAATCCCATGGGGTGGCGACAGGCCTCTAGCTGAAGCTGCCTTCCGGGGCCAAAAGGGATGTCCCTGTTATATGGGTGGTTCAGCCTCTACTCCCTTCCACCCTCAGACTGGGCCCCGGTTTTGATTTTCCAAGACTCGAAGTGTACAGTGGGGATCCTATCCCACCTCCTAGGTGCCCATCCTGGACTAGAAGCACCAGGCCCTCCAACGAGGGCTGGAAGCATCTCTAGACTgcttcctccccgccccctccctatTGCATTCAGTCAACAGATGTTCGCTGGGGACCTGCTACGGGTCAGGAACCCACTCCCAGCCTGGAATCAGATCTGTGGCCTTTGTAACCACCCCACACTCAGGGTCTCGTCAGGGCTGATGTTCCTCCAGTTTGCCAGCGTGCCGCATTCTCTGACCTGACAAGCGGTGCCCTTGGTATTAGGTGGACCCACGCCCTGGATCCCCTGGCCTACTCCTCCTTACCCTGCAAGTTCTGGCTTCATTATCCCCTATAGTCACCCATctggaccccaccccaccccactccgcTGTGCAGCTCCTATAGCACCCCATTCCTCTCTAGAGTCTTATCACACAGTAATTATTTCCTTATCTCTGAGCCCCTTCAGGGTAGGAAACAGATTCTGCTCCCCAGGGATCCCCCAGAAGCTGGCATATAACAGCAGCTGAATACATGTTTGCTAAACAAAAGTTGGGAAAACCTGTCTCTTCCCTCaatcccccatccccactccctccATACACAGCATAGACTGTCCCCATTTAGCCCTGGTCCTAGACACCCACTGCCTccaaagagacaaacaaaaagcacagtcatccctcagtatccacaggggattggttcccaAAATCcgcggatgctcaagtccctaaTATAAAATGGCATAAGAGTCAGCCCTCTGAATCTGTGGATGCGGGACTCACAGACAGAGGCCCGACGGTACGCGCACAGTGAGTGCTGTGTGTCCCAGGGCAAATCGCTTCACCTTTCggcatctcttccctcttgtgtaaaatggagataaatataGCACCAAACTAGAGGCGCTATGGATGTGAGCCATGATGACAATAAAGCACTTTCCTCAGTGCTGGCTGATAGCAGGCGCTCAATCGTGATGGCCGCTAtgactggtttttgttttgtttttcaattaatACTGTAGACTCAGATTAGCAAACGGAAAAGGCCCTTGGAGACGGAGTCCAACTCCCCAGCTTGTAcagctgtggaaactgaggccagagaggggaTCTCCAAGTCCCGCAGAGagtggaggcagagctgggactggctCCTTGGGAGGCTGTGCCTGGTACGGCAGCAGGTGTGCGAGGgctgaggaggagaaggggaagccTAGACCCTGAATCAGATGTGAGCTGGAGTCCTAACTTGGCTGCCAGCtggcctgtgaccttgggcaacttccCTAAAAGCCCTCCCAAAGCTTCTCTTTGCACAAACCTCTCCTGTGTTTTATGAGGCCACCCGCCTCTTCCTTTTCAGATCACCCCACATGCTTTACTGTAACTACCTGCTTTACAGTCTATGGTCCCGGCAGGCCAGGGGCTGTGTCCATCTCCTTATTCACTGTGGTGTTCCTAACACAGGGACAGGCACAAAGGTGCTCGATCAAAACAAAGGCacggggcttcgctggtggcgcagtggttgagagtccgcctgccgatgcaggggacacgggttcgtgccccggtccgggaagatcccacatgccgcggagcggctgggcccgtgagccatggccgctgagcctgcacgtcccgagcctgtgctttgcaatgggagaggccacaacggtgagaggcacgcgtaccagaaaaaaaaaaaaaaaaaaaaggcactctgCATGTACAAAGGCGCTCAGTAATTTATCTATTGATCAACAAATTGCTTATTAGGCATCAGGCACCCTACACACTTCACCTGTTATCTCCAAAATTGTAAAAATTACACTTAAGATTTATTATGCACTAGGCACGAGGCTTTATAGGCATCACTTCACTTAAACCTTTCATTAACCTTATGAGGTAGGATCATTTATGACATCCATTTATTTGTCCAGATGAGAACAAACTGATAGCTCAGAGAGGTGGGGTCCTTTGTCCAAACTCAAGGCTAGAGCATAACTTTGCATTTGAACACAGACCTGCCCGACTAAAGGACATTCTCCTATTTTCTAAGCAGCCTTTATAAAAGAGTGAAAACCTTTCTGACACTTGTGGGCAACTTTCCCAAGGTGTAAAAGGGAGGCTGGCCGAGGGCCTGACACTCACACTGGTAGTACTCGGCGCTGCCGCTCTGCAGCATGATGGCCAGCACCAGTGTGAGCTGCGGTGTCATCTCCAGGAAGGTCTCAAAGAGCCGCAGCATGCTGATGTCCAGGGAGAGGAAGTCGGCATAGGCCAAGTCGAACTGGGTAGGCACCTCCTGCCGCCACACCAGCAGCCCCTGCCGCAGCCCCTGCACGCACCTAGGCAGTACACACGATGCCCCAAGGGGCCCAGTTAGCATCCTGTGGCATTCCTCCTTCCCTACCCATCGAGTGGATGCAGACAGGCTCAAATCCTAGCTCGTCACATACATGCTATAAGGCCTTGGGCAAGCGACTTACCTCACTgaacttgtttcttcatctgtgaagtggggataaaTACAACAGCTATTACTTCTGCGGTAGCCACCATACCAAGCTCATCACAAACCTTGTCCCATTTACTCCTTTacaatatccccattttacagatggggaaacaggaccAAAGAGCAAATGAGCAGTGGAAACAGGATTTGGACCCAAAGCTGTTTGAACTTGAAAGGTGTACTGGGAAATTGCCTAAAGTGAGCATTCTCAAATTTTAGCAAGTGTAAGAATTTCTTAGGATCCTGTGGGGAAGGAAGCCATTGAGAGCTTCTGAGCACAGGCAAGACAGGTCCTACTGTGCTACAGAAAGAGCACCCAGGGATCCATTTAACAGGCCTGCCCAGAGTGATGGGAACAGACGGGGCAGAGTTAAGGGAGTCCAGAGGTTGGACAGACAGGCCTGAGAGATCCACTGGCATGAGGGGGCAGTGGAGGATGGACCAAGATCTCCCCCCGCCCAGAACTGACCTCAGTTGGCTATTGGAAGGTGAGGCCATTCACTCATTGCAAGTTCATTCATCAGATGTTTACTGTCACTTCCCCTGGATGAACTTGACAACACACTCAGGGAGCAGGCCCGAGTTCGGGGCGGGGCGAGGTCCCCCAGTGCCCTGGCAGAGGCCTCAGCCTAGTCACAGGCAGGAACAGAGACACCGTTTTCTCAACCAAAGCTCAGTACAGTCTGTCTGACTCATGCTCAGCAGAAACAGAAGATACATGATGTAATTATAGATTCAGGGCTCACTGCGGGCTGCCAGGACTGTAATAACTGTGCCCCTTCGTGTTCACCCAAGGTGTTATTGATGCCTGGACAGTCCCTCAGGCAACACTGCAACATTCAAACCTCCTCTCGCCCACTCCTGGAGACTCAAGGCAAGATCTGGAGAGAATCTGTAAACATGGATTCAAGAGCAGATCCTGGCTCCGTCCATCCCATGCCAACCCAGACCACATCATGTCCTGACTTCACATGACTCTGACCCCTTcgtttcagtttccccatctctagaGGGCCCCCGCCCGAGCCCAACCCTACATGGCTCCAGGGACATGGATGTGTCAGACCCCACCTCTGCCCTCTTGCTTGGTCTGGgagtgagggggtggggtggggagcaagTGTTCAGGGAGAATACAACTGGGAAAGACAGGGTGGGAGGCACTGGCCATGAGGGAACAAGCGCTGCTCTGGGGGTCAGGGCTGCTGCAACTCCAGGGTGACCCAGCTGATCATGAAGCTAGCTGACACGTGCTGCCTGCCTACTCTGCACCAGGGCAATTTACAGGTCTCATTCCATTTAATCCTTACACTGTGAGCCTCTGGAACAATGAgtaaactgagacccagaggggtCAAGTGAATTGCCCAAGGCTCCACCCACAGCTAAAAGCAACGGGAGGTCTGTTGCCACCAGGCACTGTGCGGGGCACTTCCCTCTCTGCCCTTCACCACAGGCCTGCCAGCCACACCTACCTCGAGATCACTACCTCCtttaacagaggaggaaactgaggctcagagaaaggcAGAAATAAAGCCACACAGGTGGTAAAGCCAGGATTGGATCCCAAAGGGTCCGACTCCAAGTCATgtgcctcccttccctctctgggcctcagtttcttcagctgtgcCAGGAAGGGTGCCGTTCATGAGCTCTGAGGACTGCCAGCCGGATTTCTCCCTCATCAGGGATCAGGAGCTCACCTGTAGGGAGAGGCGCCCGCTAAACTACAAGGGGCTTAGTTTCCTCCTCAGGGTCTCAGTCCTCTCCTCTCCGCCCCCGTCGCGGGGTCAGGGCTCTCACCTGCGCTACCAGCCCAGCTGCAGGAGGTGACGTTGACTTCcgttccccctccctctcccggaGGGCAGGGCGCTCACCTGTATAGGTAGCCCAGCTGCAGGACATGCAACAGCGCCAGGCAGTGGCCAGGGGGCTTCGGCGCGTGCGGGCTGGAGAGGTCGGCGCGCAGCCAGACCCAGCTGAAGAGCTGCAGCGCGACTGAGGAGAGGCCCAACAGCGCCAGCACTAGCGCGGCCCACAGGTAGCGACCGCTGAGCACATACTGGCTCGCGGCCCACAGGTCGGCGCCCAGGTCGATCAGGAAGGCGAGGGTGCCCAATACGCCCAGGACCAGGTCCCAGAAGAGAGCGGCGCGTGGCGACCAGGGCATGACCCACCAGCCTCTGCCCCTCTTTCTCTTCTGGGCTCGGACCCACCCTCCCGGCCCAGGGTCGCCCTCCCTGCCCAGGGTCGCGGTGGCAGGAAGGAGGCGGACACAGCCCTCGGGGCCGCCCAGGACTCGGGCTGCGGGGCGGGACTTCCCCGTCCCGCCCTGTCCGGGGAGGAGCGAGGTCCGTAGACCCCGCGGTTGGGGTATCAGCGGTCCCACAGATCCCTGGCCCTGCCGCCTGCCTAGACATCCCCGCACTCTCACCCCAGCCCCGCTGAGCCCTGAGGGCCCCGAGGACCGCTAGGCCCGAAGACGGACCGTCCGAGGCGCAATGCCCTTAGCTTAGGAGGCTAATCGCCTTGTTTTACATTTGAGGCTCCTGGAGACCCAAAACGGCGAATCTGGCCCGGAGATTAGCGCCCGGGCTAGAACTGCGATGCCTCACGTCTGCACtgttgcaaaacaaaacaacagaacgCCAAGGCCCGTTCCGATCCCTGACTGAGGGACTTTGCTAAGTTTGCCTCCGAGTCCGGGCCGTGTGCCAGGGGAGACAGAGGGCACTCGATCAACCAGGCGCATCTTCCTGGCAGCTCATTTTACTCGGATTATCCGAATAGGAGGAGGGGGATTCAATAACTGGGCAAGGGAGTTACTTTAAACATGATTTACAAATTAATAACAGAATAACATGCACGACAAGCATTGTGTTTGGGATAAAACATGAAACTTGAAAGAAATGTGCTTCTGGTGGGGCCCTTGGGGCTTCATTTCCTGATCGGCTGTCCCGTCCCAGTTCATTCTGCGGAGGCCGGGGAAAGGGTGGAAAGTCCAGCTCTCGGGGTGATGCTCTCCCCATTTTACCAGGAGGAAGGCGAGCCAAGCCAATCAGCGGGCGGCGCCCAAGGTCACGGCACAAGCAGcgtgcgcaggcccagcagcgcC harbors:
- the XKR8 gene encoding XK-related protein 8, producing MPWSPRAALFWDLVLGVLGTLAFLIDLGADLWAASQYVLSGRYLWAALVLALLGLSSVALQLFSWVWLRADLSSPHAPKPPGHCLALLHVLQLGYLYRCVQGLRQGLLVWRQEVPTQFDLAYADFLSLDISMLRLFETFLEMTPQLTLVLAIMLQSGSAEYYQWVSICTSFVGISWALLDYHRALRTCLPSKPLLGLGASVIYFLWNLLLLWPRVLVVALFSALFPRCVALHFLGLWLVLLFWVWLQGTDFMPDPCSEWLYRATVATILYFSWFNVAEGRTRGRATIHLAFLLNDSLLLVVAWVTQSTWLPSGCLLQRLLPAAGACFLLGLALRLVYYRWLHPSCRWEPDQVDGTRGLHSLEGRQLPQNRRMAHLAKNFFPKGRDEAALPWKGEVNGVL